In a single window of the Candidatus Celerinatantimonas neptuna genome:
- the pyrH gene encoding Uridylate kinase, with protein sequence MSINPKPAYRRILLKLSGEALMGEESFGIDPSVLGRMALEIKELVELGVQVGLVIGGGNLFRGEGLAKAGMNRVVGDHMGMLATVMNGLAMRDALHRAFVNARLMSAIELTGVCDSYNWADAISNLKSGRVVIFSAGTGNPFFTTDSAACLRGIEIEADAVLKGTKVDGVYNDDPVKNPEATLYSELSYNEVLEQELKVMDLAAFTLARDHGVPIRVFNMNKPGALKRVVMGQPEGTIIYKTSNLLGEEN encoded by the coding sequence ATGAGTATCAATCCTAAACCAGCCTATCGACGCATACTATTGAAATTATCCGGTGAAGCATTAATGGGAGAAGAGAGTTTCGGTATCGATCCTTCTGTTCTTGGCCGTATGGCTCTGGAAATTAAAGAGCTTGTTGAACTTGGGGTCCAGGTCGGGTTGGTTATCGGTGGCGGCAATTTATTTCGTGGTGAAGGCCTTGCCAAGGCAGGAATGAATCGTGTGGTCGGTGATCATATGGGAATGTTGGCAACGGTTATGAATGGCTTGGCAATGCGTGATGCGTTGCACCGTGCTTTTGTTAATGCACGATTGATGTCAGCGATTGAATTAACGGGGGTTTGTGATTCATACAATTGGGCTGATGCAATTAGTAATTTGAAAAGTGGTCGTGTTGTCATTTTCTCGGCGGGTACAGGTAATCCTTTCTTTACAACGGACTCAGCAGCTTGTTTACGCGGTATTGAGATTGAAGCGGATGCTGTTTTAAAAGGTACAAAAGTCGACGGCGTTTATAATGATGATCCAGTGAAGAATCCCGAGGCGACTTTATATTCAGAACTCTCTTATAATGAAGTCCTTGAACAAGAATTAAAAGTAATGGATTTAGCTGCATTTACGTTAGCTCGTGATCATGGGGTACCTATTCGGGTATTTAATATGAATAAACCTGGCGCGCTAAAACGTGTTGTGATGGGGCAACCGGAAGGGACCATTATTTATAAAACTTCAAATTTGCTTGGTGAGGAAAACTAA
- the tsf gene encoding Elongation factor Ts translates to MAITAALVKELRERTGAGMMDCKKALVETDGDIELAIENMRKSGQAKAAKKAGRVAAEGAIFAKVEKGVGTLVEFNCETDFVARDKSFVALGNEIAAVAHDAKLNDIQLLLDSTLASGETVEVTRANLVAKIGENMSVRRVVTVEGDNLGYYIHGGRIGVITVLKDGDEELAKDLAMHVAAASPQFVKPEDVPADVVEKEKAIQIEIAMNSGKPAEIAEKMVLGRMKKFTGEISLTGQPFVKDPSHTVGALLKEKNADVINFIRLEVGEGIEKKEDDFAAEVAAQVAAAKK, encoded by the coding sequence ATGGCAATTACTGCTGCTTTGGTAAAAGAACTGCGCGAACGTACTGGCGCAGGTATGATGGATTGTAAGAAAGCCCTGGTTGAAACTGATGGTGATATCGAACTGGCGATTGAGAACATGCGTAAATCAGGACAGGCAAAAGCGGCTAAAAAAGCAGGCCGTGTTGCTGCAGAAGGCGCTATTTTCGCTAAAGTTGAAAAAGGTGTTGGAACATTAGTTGAATTTAACTGTGAAACCGATTTTGTTGCAAGAGATAAAAGTTTCGTTGCTTTAGGTAATGAAATTGCAGCGGTTGCACATGATGCAAAATTGAACGATATCCAACTGCTGTTAGATTCAACTTTAGCCAGCGGTGAGACAGTTGAAGTAACTCGTGCGAATCTGGTCGCAAAAATTGGTGAAAACATGAGTGTTCGTCGTGTTGTTACTGTTGAAGGCGACAATCTTGGTTATTATATTCATGGTGGGCGGATTGGTGTAATCACTGTACTTAAAGATGGTGATGAAGAACTTGCTAAAGATTTGGCAATGCATGTTGCTGCTGCAAGTCCTCAATTTGTTAAACCTGAAGATGTGCCTGCGGATGTTGTAGAAAAAGAAAAAGCAATTCAGATTGAAATTGCAATGAACAGTGGCAAACCAGCTGAAATCGCAGAAAAAATGGTTTTAGGTCGGATGAAAAAATTCACTGGAGAAATTAGTTTGACTGGGCAACCTTTTGTAAAAGATCCAAGTCATACTGTAGGCGCTCTTTTGAAAGAAAAGAATGCAGATGTGATTAACTTTATTCGCTTGGAAGTGGGTGAAGGTATCGAGAAAAAAGAAGATGACTTTGCAGCTGAAGTTGCAGCTCAGGTAGCAGCAGCTAAAAAGTAA
- the rpsB gene encoding 30S ribosomal protein S2, translated as MAKVSMRDMLQAGVHFGHQTRYWNPKMKPFIFGARNKVHIINLEKTLPLFNGAMDIISNLASKKGKILFVGTKRAASQAIKDAAVRCDQYYVNHRWLGGMLTNWKTVRQSIKRLKDLESQSQDGTFDKLTKKEALMRTREMEKLEKSLGGIKDMGGLPDVLFVIDAEHESIAIREANNLGIPVISVVDTNSDPDGITHIIPGNDDAIRAVKLYLEAAADAVLTGRQADLVVQAEEDGFVEEAAE; from the coding sequence ATGGCAAAAGTATCAATGCGCGATATGTTGCAAGCCGGTGTCCATTTCGGCCACCAGACTCGCTACTGGAACCCAAAAATGAAACCATTCATCTTTGGTGCCCGTAATAAAGTTCATATCATCAACCTGGAAAAAACACTTCCATTGTTTAATGGTGCAATGGATATCATTAGCAATCTGGCTTCTAAAAAAGGCAAAATTTTGTTTGTCGGCACCAAACGTGCGGCAAGTCAGGCGATTAAAGATGCAGCAGTCCGTTGTGATCAGTATTATGTTAATCACCGTTGGTTAGGTGGAATGCTGACAAACTGGAAAACTGTTCGTCAGTCTATTAAACGTCTGAAAGATTTAGAATCACAGAGCCAGGATGGAACTTTCGATAAGTTGACCAAGAAAGAGGCGTTGATGCGTACTCGTGAAATGGAAAAACTTGAAAAAAGTTTAGGTGGTATCAAAGATATGGGTGGTTTGCCAGATGTGTTGTTCGTCATCGATGCTGAGCATGAAAGCATTGCTATCCGTGAAGCTAATAATCTGGGTATTCCGGTGATCTCAGTTGTTGATACAAACTCTGATCCAGATGGTATTACCCATATCATCCCTGGTAACGATGATGCGATTCGTGCTGTGAAATTATACTTGGAAGCAGCTGCGGATGCGGTGCTGACTGGTCGTCAGGCCGATTTGGTCGTTCAGGCCGAAGAAGACGGTTTCGTTGAAGAAGCTGCGGAATAA
- the map_2 gene encoding Methionine aminopeptidase, translating to MGFSEGMTNLIKTPEQIEKMRIAGKLAADVLEMIEPYVQKGTTTEELNQHCHDYIVNVQEAIPAPLNYNGYPKSVCISLNEVVCHGIPSHKKLREGDILNIDVTVIKDGFHGDSSAMFCVGQVTPLKRKLCKAAQDSLYEAIKLVRPGAYLGDIGAACQHVAEPQGFSVVRDFCGHGIGEGFHEEPQVLHYGQAGTGMKLQAGMTFTIEPMINAGTYKCKVNKKDGWTATTKDGQPSAQWEHTLLVTNDGVEILTLRSNEDFVRQINHS from the coding sequence ATGGGATTCTCAGAAGGAATGACAAACTTAATTAAAACACCCGAACAGATTGAGAAAATGCGTATCGCCGGCAAATTAGCAGCTGATGTTCTTGAAATGATAGAACCTTATGTTCAAAAAGGAACGACCACCGAAGAACTAAACCAACATTGCCATGATTATATCGTCAATGTTCAGGAGGCAATTCCTGCACCATTAAACTATAACGGCTATCCAAAATCAGTCTGCATTTCCTTAAACGAGGTTGTTTGCCATGGTATCCCGTCCCACAAAAAACTTCGAGAAGGCGATATTCTAAACATTGATGTAACCGTTATAAAAGATGGTTTCCATGGAGATAGTTCAGCAATGTTTTGCGTTGGACAGGTCACACCATTAAAAAGAAAATTATGTAAAGCCGCACAAGATTCTCTTTACGAAGCAATCAAGCTGGTTCGTCCCGGAGCATACCTCGGCGATATTGGTGCAGCATGTCAACATGTTGCCGAACCCCAGGGGTTTTCAGTCGTACGGGATTTCTGTGGTCATGGCATCGGCGAAGGTTTTCATGAAGAACCTCAAGTTTTACATTATGGACAAGCCGGAACAGGTATGAAACTCCAAGCAGGAATGACATTTACAATTGAGCCGATGATCAATGCTGGAACCTACAAATGTAAAGTCAATAAAAAGGATGGATGGACAGCCACAACAAAAGACGGCCAACCATCAGCTCAATGGGAACACACTCTGCTGGTCACTAATGATGGAGTGGAAATTTTGACTTTGCGCAGTAATGAAGACTTTGTGCGCCAAATAAATCATAGTTAA